The Streptomyces sp. R28 region TGGACGGGAAGGAGGGTCCCGAGTGGATGGCCGGCGGCTCCTACCTCGTCGCCCGCCGTATCCGCATGCACATCGAGACCTGGGACCGCACCTCCCTGCAGGAGCAGGAGGACATCATCGGCCGTGACAAGGGCGAGGGCGCCCCGGTCGGCAAGGCCAAGGAGCGCGACGAGCCGTTCCTGAAGGCGATGAAGCCCGACGCGCACGTACGGCTCGCACACCCCCACTCCAACGACGGGTCGACGATCCTGCGCCGCGGCTACTCCTTCACCGACGGCACCGACGGCCTGGGCCGGCTGGACGCGGGCCTGTTCTTCCTCGCCTACCAGAAGGACCCGCGCACCGGGTTCATCCGGATCCAGCGCAACCTGGCCATCGACTCGCTCAACGAGTACATCCAGCACGTGGGTTCGGCGCTCTTCGCGGTCCCGCCCGGCGTCCGCGACAAGGACGACTGGTGGGGCAGCTCGCTGTTCGGCAAGGAGGCGTAGCCGGTGTTCTCCAACTACCTGATCGGACTGCGCGAGGGGCTGGAGGCCAGCCTCGTCGTCTGCATCCTCATCGCCTACCTGGTCAAGACGGACCGCCGGGACGCGCTGAAGCCCATCTGGATCGGTATCGGCGTCGCCCTCGCCCTCGCGCTCGGCTTCGGCTGCGCGCTCGAATTCGGCTCCCAGGAGCTGACGTTCGAGGCGCAGGAGGCGCTCGGCGGCTCCCTGTCGCTGCTCGCGGTGGGCCTGGTGACGTGGATGGTGTTCTGGATGCGGCGCACCGCCCGGCATCTGAAGGCCGAACTGCACGACAAGCTGGACGCGGCCCTGCAGATGGGCACGGGCGCGCTGGTCGCGACCGCGTTCCTGGCGGTCGGCCGGGAGGGCCTGGAGACGGCCCTGTTCGTGTGGGCGTCGGTCCGCGCGGCCGGCGACGGCTCCCCGCGCCCGCTGCTCGGCGCCGCCCTCGGCATCGCCACGGCGGTCGTCCTGGGCTGGCTGTTCTACCGCGGCGCCCTGCGCATCAACCTCGCCAAGTTCTTCACCTGGACCGGCGGCATGCTGGTCGTCGTGGCGGCGGGTGTGCTGGCGTACGGCTTCCACGACCTGCAGGAGGCGCGCTGGCTGCCGGGCCTGAAGAACCTGGCCTTCGACATCAGCGACACCGTCGATCCGTCGAGTTGGTACGGCACCCTGCTGAAGGGCGTTTTCAACTTCCAGCCGGACCCGACCGTCCTCCAGGTCACAGTGTGGCTGCTGTACCTGGTCCCGACGCTCGCGCTGTTCCTCGCCCCGGTAGGGTTCGCCTCCGGGAAGGGGAAGGTGAAGGCACCTGATGAGCAGGGATCGCGGCCCTCGAAGGCTCCGCAGGCTTGACCGGAGCGCACTGATAGCGGCTTCCGTGACCGCTTTGTCGTTGACGGCGAGCGGATGCGTGGTCGTCCACGGGGAGAAGGAAGTACTCCCCTCGGCCACCAAGGCGGAGGCCGCCAAGGCCCTCCAGCAGTTCACAACCGCGTACAACAAGGCGGACAAGGCGTACGACAGCTCGCTCGACGCCGACTACGTCACCGGCGCCCTGAGCGACATCGACAGTGCCCGGTTGAAGGCGGGCAAGGCGCTCAACCCCGGCGGCAACGCGGCGCACACCCCGCTGGAGCTGTCGGACGTCACGTACACGATCCCGAAGAAGGCAGGCTGGCCACGCTGGTTCGTGGCCGACGCGGCCGGCAACAAGTTCGGCAGCGCACGCTGGTTCTTCGTGTTCACCCGGGGCGGTCTGGACGAGCCGTGGGAGGCCGCGTATCTGACGCTGGTGGCCCCCGGCGACGTGCCGAAGTTCAAGACCGACAAGGACGGCTGGGCCGAGGCCGTGCCGGCGAACTCGACCGAAGTGGCCGTGCCGCCAGGGGACTTGAGCAAGTCGTACGCGAGCTACCTCAAGGACGGCAAGGGCGTCTTCGCGCCCGGCCGCCACACCAGCGAGTGGCGTGCCGACCGGGAGAAGGCCGCCAAGCGGCCGGGCCTGGTCAGCCAGTTCATCGACGAGCCGCTGACCAGCGGCGACTACGCCCCGCTGGCGCTGCGCACCGCGGACGGCGGCGCGCTGGTGTTCTTCACCACGCGCTACTACGAGAAGCGGACGGCCTATGCGGGCACCAGCGTCCCCTCGCCGGGCAAGGCGGTGGAGGCGCTGACGAAGGGCGAGATAAAGCAGTCGCTGACGATGGACATCATCTCCAACGAGATGGCCCTGGACCCGAAGGGCTCGGGGAAGGTGCAGGTCATCGGCCGGACCCAGGGCCTGACGTCGGCGAAGGGCGAGTAGCGCCGGCCGCCGCTACGCCTAGTGGCGGCGCAGGGGCCAGGCCGCGGAGACGTGGTCGGGCTCCTGGCCGGCGTAGCGGGCGCAGGCGTCGGTGAGGGTTTCCAGCAGGGTGAGCGGGTCGGGCAGCGGGTGTTCGAGCCCACGCACCCAGTGCACGCCCTGGCCGTCGCCGGGCAGCCTCGCCGGCGGTACGAGGACGTAGGACCCGCGGCAGTGCCAGCGCAGTCCGGGGTGTTCGTCCATCGTCTCGGGGTGGCAGTCCAGCTCGCAGGGCCACCACTCGTCCTCGTCCTCGGGGGTGCCGCGGGTGAGGCTGAAGAACAGCAGGCGGCCGTCGTCGCTCTCGGCGACCGGGCCGACCTCGATACCGGCGGCGAGTAGCCGCTCCAGCGCCTCGCGGCCGGCCTCTAGCGGTACGTCGAGGACGTCGTGCACCATGCCGGTCGCGGTGATGAAGTTGGCCTCGGGCTGGTGGCGGGCCCAGCGCTCGATCTGGGCGCGGTCGGTGGTGGACTGCGTCTGCCAGGCGAAGGACACCGGGTGCCGGGCGGGGGTGGGACATCCGACCCGCTCACAGGAACAGCGGTAGCCGGCCGGGTGCGCGGCGGGTGAGAGGGGCAGTCCCGTCGCGGCGGCGGCGAGCAGCAGGGCTTCCCGGCCGCCGTCGCCGGCGGCCTCCTTCGGACGGCGTCCGCGCAGCCACTGGGAGAGTTTGCCCTGCAGGCCGGTCCGGCCGCCCAACTCCGCGCTCATCTATCCCCTCGCCTCGCTGTCGTGCGGAACAGCATGCCCTATGGTCCCACCATCCTGCGCTCCGGGGGGCCGTAGCGGACAACCGGGGTAGGTGGGGCGAGGTATACACGGCACCTGGATCAGGGACGATGGGGTGCTTTAGCGGGATTTGCTCTCCTCGGCGCAGGGGCTCAGCGTGGGGCGAGGCCGTACAGGGCGTAGTCGACGAGGGTGTCGGTGTACTCGTACGAGATCGGGCCCGTGTACTGGAGCCAGCGGTGGGCCAGCGGCGAGACGAAGAGTTCGAGGGCGATGCGCGGGTCGAGGTCGGGGCGCACCTGCCCGGTCTCCTGGGCGGAGCGCAGCCGGTCGACGTAGAGCTGGAGCGAGGGTTCGAGGAGTTTGGCCACGTACTCCCGGCCGAGCTGCTCGTTGACCAGCCCCTCCGCGACGAGGGCGCGGGACGGGGCGGCGAAGCGGGGATCCTTCAGCTGGTCGACCGTGAGACGCAGTACGGCCTTCAGGTCGGCCGCGAGGTCACCGGTGTCGGGGATGACGTACGGCTCCCGCCCGGCCTCCCGCCCGGCCTGTTCCGCGGCGTCGAGGAATGCCTCCATCAGCACCTCCGCCTTCGACGGCCACCACCGGTAGATCGTCTGCTTGCCGACGCCGGCGCGGGCGGCGATGCCCTCGATGGTGGTCCTGGGGTAGCCGACCTCCGCGACGAGGGCGAGGGCGGCGTCGTAGATGGCCCGACGGGATCGCTCGCTGCGGCGGGTGGAGTTGGGTGCGGGCTGGGCGGACGGGGCGGACTTCTGGGCTGACATGGGTCGAAGTTACCAGGCTGGCAAGACGGAACGTCTCGCCGAATCCCGCGCGAG contains the following coding sequences:
- the efeU gene encoding iron uptake transporter permease EfeU, whose translation is MFSNYLIGLREGLEASLVVCILIAYLVKTDRRDALKPIWIGIGVALALALGFGCALEFGSQELTFEAQEALGGSLSLLAVGLVTWMVFWMRRTARHLKAELHDKLDAALQMGTGALVATAFLAVGREGLETALFVWASVRAAGDGSPRPLLGAALGIATAVVLGWLFYRGALRINLAKFFTWTGGMLVVVAAGVLAYGFHDLQEARWLPGLKNLAFDISDTVDPSSWYGTLLKGVFNFQPDPTVLQVTVWLLYLVPTLALFLAPVGFASGKGKVKAPDEQGSRPSKAPQA
- a CDS encoding bifunctional DNA primase/polymerase, translated to MSAELGGRTGLQGKLSQWLRGRRPKEAAGDGGREALLLAAAATGLPLSPAAHPAGYRCSCERVGCPTPARHPVSFAWQTQSTTDRAQIERWARHQPEANFITATGMVHDVLDVPLEAGREALERLLAAGIEVGPVAESDDGRLLFFSLTRGTPEDEDEWWPCELDCHPETMDEHPGLRWHCRGSYVLVPPARLPGDGQGVHWVRGLEHPLPDPLTLLETLTDACARYAGQEPDHVSAAWPLRRH
- a CDS encoding TetR/AcrR family transcriptional regulator → MSAQKSAPSAQPAPNSTRRSERSRRAIYDAALALVAEVGYPRTTIEGIAARAGVGKQTIYRWWPSKAEVLMEAFLDAAEQAGREAGREPYVIPDTGDLAADLKAVLRLTVDQLKDPRFAAPSRALVAEGLVNEQLGREYVAKLLEPSLQLYVDRLRSAQETGQVRPDLDPRIALELFVSPLAHRWLQYTGPISYEYTDTLVDYALYGLAPR